The proteins below come from a single Cannabis sativa cultivar Pink pepper isolate KNU-18-1 chromosome 3, ASM2916894v1, whole genome shotgun sequence genomic window:
- the LOC115710455 gene encoding uncharacterized protein LOC115710455, with translation MSCLSWNCRGLENPRAKQFLLDLVFQKKPNVLFLCETLCNKASMEGIRAHLGFEGSFVVEARGHSGGLALLWKDASEVVIQGFSFSHIDATIQMIGYSTWRFTGVYGEPKRELRYRTWDLFRSLKHDSSLPWCLMGDMNNLASQFEKKGGRKYPDRLIDGFLGALDDCNLVDLPLVGYPYTWEKGRDIREWIEERLDRALVTHDWMSLFTQLVLLNLEISTSDHCPIFLVFKGNIPSSSHHSFRFENAWLREPLCEQIVESCWGESGITGIQGKILRCGEVLGRWVWDITVLEGIRPTVSREQNKALLEMVSEEEVRNALFQMHPDKSPGPDGMTPAFYQKHWNIVRADVIHFVREFFNSGQFPESINDTHIVLIPKKKNPSQMGDLRPISLCNVLYKITSKVVANRMKNVLNYAISETQSAFVSGRLISDNIMVAFEVMHYLKRKTNGRKGYMALKLDMSKAYDRVEWGFLEATLRVMGFSDRWIGLTLSCVNSVQYQ, from the exons ATGAGTTGCTTAAGCTGGAATTGTCGTGGGCTTGAGAACCCGCGGGCCAAACAATTCTTATTGGACCTTGTGTTCCAAAAGAAGCCCAATGTTTTATTTCTTTGTGAAACTCTTTGTAACAAGGCTAGTATGGAGGGCATTAGAGCCCATTTGGGTTTTGAAGGTTCTTTTGTGGTAGAGGCTCGGGGACATAGTGGTGGCTTAGCTTTGCTATGGAAGGATGCAAGTGAGGTTGTAATTCAAGGCTTTTCTTTCTCTCATATTGATGCCACGATACAAATGATAGGGTATTCAACTTGGAGATTCACCGGCGTTTATGGAGAACCTAAAAGAGAGCTTCGTTATCGTACTTGGGATCTCTTTCGGTCTCTCAAGCATGATAGCAGCCTCCCTTGGTGTCTCATGGGAGACATGAACAACTTGGCGTCCCAGTTCGAGAAGAAAGGGGGAAGGAAATATCCTGACCGCCTTATAGATGGTTTCCTTGGTGCTTTGGACGATTGTAATCTGGTGGATTTACCACTTGTCGGCTACCCGTACACCTGGGAGAAGGGAAGGGACATCAGGGAGTGGATTGAAGAAAGGTTGGATCGAGCTCTAGTGACCCACGATTGGATGTCTTTGTTCACTCAATTGGTTCTGCTCAACTTGGAAATTTCAACTAGCGATCACTGCCCGATTTTTCTTGTCTTCAAAGGTAACATTCCATCTAGCTCTCATCACTCTTTTCGCTTTGAAAATGCATGGCTCCGCGAACCCCTCTGTGAGCAGATTGTGGAGAGTTGTTGGGGGGAATCGGGTATTACCGGTATTCAAGGAAAAATCTTGAGATGTGGGGAAGTTTTGGGAAGGTGGGTATGGGATATTACTG TGTTGGAAGGTATAAGGCCTACTGTTAGCCGTGAGCAGAATAAAGCTCTTTTGGAGATGGTTTCTGAGGAAGAAGTTAGGAATGCTCTTTTCCAAATGCATCCTGACAAGTCCCCAGGGCCCGATGGTATGACTCCAGCATTTTACCAGAAGCATTGGAATATTGTTAGGGCTGATGTGATTCATTTTGTTCGAGAGTTTTTCAATTCGGGTCAATTCCCGGAATCAATAAATGATACACATATTGTCCTTATTCCAAAGAAGAAAAATCCTTCACAGATGGGAGATCTTCGACCGATTTCTCTTTGTAATGTTCTCTACAAAATTACTTCGAAGGTTGTTGCTAATAGAATGAAGAATGTTTTGAACTACGCTATCTCGGAAACTCAAAGCGCATTTGTGTCAGGAAGGTTAATCTCGGACAACATCATGGTGGCTTTTGAAGTGATGCACTACCTGAAAAGAAAAACCAATGGTAGGAAGGGTTATATGGCACTTAAACTCGATATGAGTAAAGCCTATGATCGTGTTGAGTGGGGTTTCCTGGAGGCTACTCTTCGAGTGATGGGTTTTAGTGATCGATGGATTGGTTTAACTCTCAGCTGTGTTAATTCGGTGCAGTACCAATAG